The following proteins are co-located in the Dietzia timorensis genome:
- a CDS encoding methylmalonyl-CoA mutase family protein yields the protein MVSPDQRHGSSGDSQLAEGFSTWEKDVVKVLAKSARKEPGEMPSDAWRSLIHTTPDGIAVNPLYTGLDDIPEHPAPGQFPFVRGGKREGLPDGAWHVTEHFTAGSDPKSANELLVDSLGHGTSAVSLDASAADIPALLEGVFLELAPVIVDAGGHTPETTAALFSLIDSAAEAGDLTGERKDIRVLAACAPGTAAVFGYESASTDDAVSTAVAAAGRGEAIRSLLADGASAHERGATDGQELGIALAAAVEYVRALANAGLSTAQALDQIWFRFSATPDQFATIIKMRAARTLWARVCEVLGEPEHGDAPQHAVTSLAASTRRDPYVNMLRSTVAAFAAGLGGAEYVTVNAFDATLDGGLSGTSRSFASRMARNTQLLLIEESHLGHVVDPAGGSWYVESRTAELAETAWTYFQEIESAGGLFASSDKVSSDLVAARAARTALVANRKHPLTGLSEFPNLAEKPLPKEQRAPQRYFYGEAYESLRDRSDDFLDRTGQRPTVAFFGLGKVAERSARNTFVVNLFAAGGIVAHDVEVTAIDDYAKAAKDFVTSPVGAAQASFIAVLCGADIRYSEAGADAVAALRDAGADIVYVAGSAKPFAEAEGNGRPDEFLSMGVDVIETMSSVASQLGVK from the coding sequence GTGGTTTCACCTGATCAACGGCACGGCAGTTCCGGCGATTCGCAGCTTGCCGAAGGCTTTTCCACCTGGGAAAAGGACGTCGTCAAAGTCCTGGCGAAGTCGGCCCGGAAGGAACCGGGCGAGATGCCGAGCGACGCTTGGCGCTCGTTGATCCACACCACACCGGATGGAATAGCGGTCAACCCGCTGTACACGGGACTCGACGACATTCCCGAGCACCCTGCACCCGGCCAATTCCCCTTCGTCCGTGGCGGCAAACGCGAAGGTCTGCCAGACGGCGCCTGGCATGTCACCGAACATTTCACCGCCGGAAGCGACCCCAAGTCCGCGAACGAACTCCTTGTGGATTCCCTCGGACACGGCACGTCCGCGGTGTCACTCGACGCCTCCGCCGCGGATATTCCTGCCCTACTCGAAGGGGTGTTTCTCGAGCTCGCGCCCGTAATCGTTGACGCCGGAGGCCACACTCCCGAAACCACCGCGGCGCTCTTCTCGCTTATCGACTCCGCCGCCGAGGCCGGTGATTTGACCGGCGAGCGGAAGGACATCAGGGTCCTCGCTGCGTGCGCCCCAGGGACCGCCGCCGTCTTCGGCTACGAATCGGCGAGCACGGACGACGCGGTCAGCACGGCGGTCGCCGCCGCGGGTCGGGGAGAGGCCATCCGATCCCTGCTCGCCGATGGAGCGAGCGCACATGAACGGGGCGCCACCGACGGGCAGGAGCTCGGGATCGCCCTAGCCGCGGCCGTCGAGTACGTCCGAGCTCTGGCGAACGCCGGGCTAAGCACCGCGCAGGCTCTCGACCAGATCTGGTTTCGCTTCTCGGCGACACCGGATCAGTTTGCAACCATCATCAAAATGCGCGCCGCGCGCACACTTTGGGCACGGGTTTGCGAAGTACTCGGCGAGCCCGAACATGGGGATGCTCCGCAGCACGCGGTCACTTCTCTCGCCGCCTCGACGAGGCGTGACCCCTACGTCAACATGCTTCGTTCCACAGTGGCCGCTTTCGCCGCGGGACTTGGCGGCGCCGAATACGTCACCGTCAATGCTTTCGATGCCACATTGGACGGCGGTCTCTCCGGCACGTCTCGCTCTTTCGCCAGCCGCATGGCTCGAAATACCCAGCTCCTGCTCATCGAGGAGTCCCATCTCGGTCATGTCGTCGATCCTGCAGGTGGTTCGTGGTACGTCGAATCGCGTACTGCAGAATTGGCCGAGACGGCCTGGACTTATTTTCAGGAGATCGAATCGGCGGGAGGCCTGTTCGCCTCGTCCGACAAGGTCAGCTCCGACCTCGTCGCGGCACGCGCAGCTCGTACCGCTCTCGTCGCTAATCGGAAGCACCCGCTCACCGGGCTAAGCGAATTTCCCAATCTTGCGGAGAAACCCCTCCCCAAGGAGCAACGTGCGCCGCAACGGTACTTCTACGGCGAGGCGTACGAATCGTTGCGAGACCGCTCCGACGACTTCCTCGACCGGACCGGCCAGCGCCCCACCGTCGCGTTCTTCGGGTTGGGGAAAGTCGCCGAAAGAAGCGCGCGCAACACGTTCGTGGTCAATCTCTTCGCCGCCGGCGGAATCGTCGCTCATGACGTAGAGGTGACGGCGATCGACGATTACGCCAAGGCAGCGAAGGACTTCGTCACTTCTCCGGTGGGCGCTGCGCAAGCATCATTTATCGCGGTGCTCTGTGGTGCCGACATTCGTTATTCGGAGGCCGGGGCCGATGCGGTCGCCGCGCTGCGTGACGCGGGCGCGGACATTGTGTACGTCGCTGGTTCGGCCAAGCCTTTTGCGGAAGCGGAAGGCAATGGTAGGCCGGACGAGTTTCTTTCCATGGGGGTGGATGTCATCGAAACCATGTCGAGCGTCGCTTCGCAGTTGGGAGTTAAGTAG
- the fabG gene encoding 3-oxoacyl-ACP reductase FabG, which translates to MADTAQDPSGFVARSVLVTGGNRGIGRAIAERLLADGHKVAVTTRATSSGSAPEGALVVECDITDSDSIDAAFSTVEDANGPVEVLVANAGTNKDTLLMRMNEADFAGVVDANLTGAFRLAKRANRAMLRARFGRVIFIGSVVGLAGTAGQANYAASKAGLVGLARSITREVGSRSITANVVTPGFIDTDMTAQMPENVREQALAAIPMARYGRPEDVAGVVSWLAGEDSAYVNGAVIPVDGGLGMGH; encoded by the coding sequence ATGGCAGACACTGCACAAGACCCCTCAGGCTTCGTCGCTCGATCCGTTCTCGTGACCGGCGGGAATCGCGGAATCGGCCGCGCCATCGCCGAGCGACTACTCGCCGACGGGCACAAGGTCGCGGTCACCACCCGCGCCACCTCGTCCGGATCGGCGCCCGAGGGCGCGCTCGTCGTCGAGTGCGACATCACCGACTCCGACTCGATCGACGCCGCCTTCTCGACTGTCGAGGACGCGAACGGTCCTGTCGAGGTGCTCGTCGCCAACGCCGGCACCAACAAAGACACTCTGCTCATGAGGATGAACGAGGCGGACTTCGCGGGGGTCGTCGACGCAAATCTCACGGGCGCATTCCGGCTGGCCAAGCGCGCCAACCGAGCCATGCTTCGCGCCCGTTTCGGTCGCGTCATCTTCATCGGCTCCGTCGTGGGGCTCGCCGGTACGGCAGGCCAGGCGAACTACGCCGCGTCGAAGGCCGGCCTCGTCGGCCTCGCCCGTTCGATCACACGTGAGGTCGGTTCGCGGTCCATCACTGCCAACGTCGTCACCCCGGGCTTCATCGACACGGATATGACGGCGCAGATGCCGGAAAACGTTCGGGAGCAGGCTCTCGCAGCTATCCCGATGGCTCGATACGGCCGGCCGGAGGACGTCGCGGGTGTCGTGTCGTGGCTCGCCGGCGAGGACTCCGCTTACGTCAACGGCGCAGTAATCCCCGTCGACGGCGGACTCGGAATGGGCCACTAG
- the inhA gene encoding NADH-dependent enoyl-ACP reductase InhA has product MGSVLEGKTILITGVITDASIAFSVAKKAQEEGANVILTGFGRVSLVKAIAKRLPETPPVVELDVQNEEHLSTLAERLREHTDRIDGVVHSIGFAPPSAMGDGFLETPYADVSTAIEISSYSYAALAKAVQPLMTTGGSIVGMNFDPRTAMPFYNWMSVAKNALESINRYVARELGSKGIRSNLVAAGPIKTLAAKSIAGSAIGDGNELDQLQTEWANRAPLGWDVNDAAPVAATVVAALSDLMPATTGTVIYADGGFGSVAFA; this is encoded by the coding sequence ATGGGCTCGGTACTCGAAGGCAAGACGATTCTCATCACCGGAGTCATCACCGACGCGTCGATCGCGTTCAGCGTCGCCAAGAAGGCACAGGAGGAGGGCGCGAACGTCATCCTCACCGGTTTCGGCCGCGTCTCGCTGGTCAAGGCCATCGCCAAGCGCCTTCCGGAGACCCCACCGGTCGTCGAGCTCGACGTGCAGAATGAAGAGCACCTGTCCACGCTCGCCGAACGGCTGCGCGAACACACCGACCGGATTGACGGCGTGGTGCACTCGATCGGCTTTGCCCCGCCGAGCGCGATGGGTGACGGTTTCCTCGAGACCCCATACGCCGACGTCTCCACGGCGATCGAGATCTCCTCGTATTCCTACGCAGCTCTCGCCAAGGCCGTGCAGCCGCTCATGACGACCGGGGGATCGATCGTGGGGATGAACTTCGACCCCCGCACCGCGATGCCGTTCTACAACTGGATGTCGGTGGCTAAGAATGCTCTCGAGTCCATCAACCGCTACGTCGCGCGAGAACTAGGCTCGAAGGGTATCCGCTCGAACCTCGTGGCAGCAGGTCCTATCAAGACGCTCGCAGCGAAGTCCATCGCCGGCTCCGCCATCGGCGACGGAAACGAGCTCGACCAATTGCAGACCGAATGGGCCAACCGAGCTCCACTCGGCTGGGATGTCAACGATGCCGCTCCGGTCGCGGCGACCGTCGTCGCAGCGCTCTCTGATCTCATGCCCGCGACCACCGGAACGGTGATCTACGCCGACGGAGGCTTCGGTTCCGTTGCCTTCGCCTGA
- a CDS encoding TVP38/TMEM64 family protein, whose product MTKDNEPAEDGKGGHVPVMRVAVFVLALVALFVAAALLPLPELADIRVWSVELGPWFVVAFFVVHAAACILPIPRSTFTYAASVLFAPGTALAVCLGASAISAGAAFYGIRRFGYDVAAPLRSHPRLDGINTHLARRGWAAVLSLRMVPAVPFSVLNYAAALTPMGWKSFLVATMVGSIPGTAAAIVFGNSLTTGAGEKALVATVVIAGLGLIGLFIDSRVPTRPPKAERGDAPDTEVR is encoded by the coding sequence ATGACGAAGGACAACGAACCTGCCGAAGACGGCAAGGGTGGCCATGTACCTGTAATGCGCGTCGCGGTCTTCGTTCTCGCGCTTGTGGCGTTGTTCGTCGCGGCGGCATTGCTGCCTCTGCCGGAGCTGGCGGACATCCGTGTGTGGTCCGTCGAACTCGGTCCCTGGTTCGTGGTGGCGTTCTTCGTCGTTCACGCGGCGGCGTGCATTCTGCCCATCCCGCGGTCGACCTTTACCTACGCCGCGAGCGTGCTCTTCGCGCCCGGCACGGCGCTCGCGGTTTGCCTCGGCGCCAGCGCGATCTCCGCCGGCGCGGCGTTCTACGGAATCCGTCGCTTCGGTTACGACGTCGCGGCGCCGCTGCGAAGCCACCCTCGCCTGGACGGGATCAATACCCACCTGGCCAGGCGCGGATGGGCAGCGGTTCTCAGCCTGCGCATGGTGCCCGCCGTGCCGTTCTCCGTGCTCAATTACGCGGCGGCTCTCACTCCGATGGGGTGGAAATCGTTCCTGGTGGCGACGATGGTGGGAAGTATCCCGGGAACGGCGGCGGCGATCGTGTTCGGCAATTCGCTCACGACCGGTGCAGGCGAGAAGGCACTGGTGGCGACAGTAGTCATCGCGGGTCTCGGCCTCATCGGTCTGTTCATCGACTCCCGCGTGCCCACTCGCCCGCCGAAAGCCGAACGTGGAGACGCCCCGGACACCGAGGTGCGGTAG
- a CDS encoding VWA domain-containing protein, which translates to MSVTDFQHPWWLVLIVVPIALAAGYVIAQRSKRRRSIRFGNMPALRASRTDRRNWLVHVPAVALVLGLVALVIALGAPQAEQREERNRATVMLVMDVSLSMEATDVAPSRLQAAQIAAKDFANNLTAGVNLGLVSFAGTSNLLVAPTTDRGPVERAVDGLELDQRTATGEAIYSATQAVESFSASLGGPDAAPPARIVLLSDGKETIPQDPNAERGAFSAARAAKEKEIPVSTISFGTIDGYVDIEGTQQTVPVDDASLEEIADLSGGEAYTASSLEELDQVYSTLEEQIGYEYRLSDASRPWLIVGSILAFVSAGLSLSTSQRLP; encoded by the coding sequence CTGAGCGTGACCGACTTCCAGCACCCATGGTGGCTTGTGCTCATCGTCGTGCCCATCGCGCTCGCGGCGGGGTACGTGATTGCCCAGCGATCCAAGCGCAGGCGCAGCATCCGGTTCGGCAACATGCCGGCACTACGGGCGAGCCGCACCGACCGGCGAAACTGGCTTGTGCACGTGCCCGCGGTGGCGCTCGTCCTGGGTTTGGTTGCTCTCGTCATTGCCCTCGGAGCGCCGCAGGCCGAGCAGCGCGAGGAACGAAATAGGGCGACTGTCATGCTCGTCATGGACGTGTCGCTGTCGATGGAGGCAACCGATGTCGCGCCTTCGCGGCTGCAGGCGGCGCAGATCGCTGCGAAGGACTTCGCCAACAACCTCACCGCCGGGGTCAACCTCGGTCTGGTGAGTTTCGCCGGCACATCGAATCTGCTGGTAGCCCCGACCACTGATCGGGGCCCGGTCGAGCGTGCCGTCGATGGGCTGGAACTCGATCAGCGCACGGCGACCGGCGAGGCCATCTATTCCGCGACACAGGCGGTCGAATCATTCTCGGCGAGCCTCGGCGGGCCCGACGCCGCGCCGCCGGCGCGCATCGTGCTCCTGTCCGACGGCAAGGAAACGATTCCGCAGGATCCCAACGCCGAACGCGGCGCGTTCAGCGCCGCTCGCGCCGCCAAAGAGAAGGAGATCCCGGTGTCGACGATCTCCTTCGGCACAATCGACGGGTACGTCGATATCGAGGGCACCCAGCAGACCGTTCCGGTGGACGACGCCTCGCTTGAAGAAATCGCGGACCTTTCCGGCGGCGAGGCCTACACTGCATCGAGCCTGGAAGAGCTCGACCAGGTGTACTCGACGCTCGAGGAACAGATCGGCTACGAATACCGCCTGTCGGACGCGAGCCGGCCCTGGTTGATCGTGGGCTCGATTCTCGCCTTCGTCTCCGCGGGTCTTTCACTCAGCACGAGCCAGCGACTTCCGTAG
- a CDS encoding DUF3097 domain-containing protein, which translates to MADRYGRDVLSTPRRSKRDFRVVAAEKDLVVEDALSGFCGAIVGVTRNPDGEFAQLEDRHGLIRLFKMRPGGFLIDGETVTLEKPKPAKQGPVRTASGSRRVEGLRARTARAGRIWVEGLHDAALVEKIWGHDLRVEGVVVEPLGGIDDLGPKIAEFGPNDDARLGVLVDHLVQGTKESRLVQNVGQYVLVTGHPYVDIWQAVKPSVVGIDAWPEVPMGEDWKTGVCKRVGWTDPRDAWAHILSSVSSFRDIEPALLGAVEQLVDFVTE; encoded by the coding sequence ATGGCTGATCGATACGGACGTGACGTTCTTTCCACCCCGCGACGGTCGAAACGCGATTTCAGGGTCGTCGCCGCCGAGAAGGATCTCGTCGTCGAGGATGCGCTCAGCGGTTTTTGTGGAGCGATCGTCGGGGTGACTCGCAACCCCGATGGAGAGTTCGCTCAGCTAGAAGATCGCCACGGGCTGATCAGGCTGTTCAAGATGCGTCCGGGCGGGTTCCTCATCGACGGGGAGACCGTGACTCTGGAGAAGCCGAAGCCGGCGAAGCAAGGTCCGGTGCGCACTGCCTCGGGTTCGCGCCGCGTCGAGGGACTTCGAGCAAGGACGGCCCGAGCAGGACGGATTTGGGTCGAGGGACTCCACGACGCCGCGCTGGTGGAAAAGATCTGGGGACACGATCTGCGGGTCGAGGGCGTCGTGGTCGAGCCCCTCGGTGGAATCGACGATCTGGGACCGAAGATCGCCGAGTTCGGACCGAACGACGACGCGCGACTCGGGGTGCTGGTCGATCACCTGGTCCAGGGAACGAAGGAATCGCGTCTGGTTCAGAATGTCGGCCAATATGTGCTGGTCACCGGCCACCCGTACGTCGACATCTGGCAGGCCGTGAAGCCGAGCGTGGTAGGAATCGACGCCTGGCCCGAGGTGCCCATGGGGGAGGACTGGAAGACCGGCGTGTGCAAGCGTGTGGGCTGGACGGATCCGCGCGACGCGTGGGCGCACATCCTGTCTTCTGTGTCCTCGTTCCGGGATATCGAACCGGCCCTCCTCGGCGCCGTAGAACAACTCGTCGACTTCGTGACCGAGTAG
- a CDS encoding heme oxygenase (biliverdin-producing), giving the protein MTATEVSDATTFSVELKNATARVHEEAEHSTFMDTLLRGDLDAKAGTAALAALHAQYLHVYEALEDAIRAHADSAFLSPLHDARLERTAALRADLDALTTAGVVFEREPSAPTQAYVSELRELGASSSREAAATLAGHHYVRYLGDLSGGQVVSRLVSRAYSIPSESLSFYSFDIDKPKLFKDSYRTALDELPLDDATRAHALEGASNAFAHNTALFRALEPVVAGSSDE; this is encoded by the coding sequence ATGACCGCAACAGAGGTTTCCGACGCGACAACGTTCTCTGTCGAACTCAAGAACGCAACCGCAAGAGTCCACGAGGAAGCCGAGCACAGCACCTTCATGGACACCCTGTTGCGCGGCGATCTGGACGCGAAGGCGGGCACGGCCGCGCTCGCCGCTCTCCATGCGCAGTATCTCCACGTCTACGAAGCACTCGAAGACGCGATCAGAGCACACGCGGACTCCGCGTTCCTTTCCCCCTTGCACGATGCACGGCTAGAGCGGACCGCCGCGCTGCGGGCGGACCTCGATGCACTCACAACCGCCGGCGTCGTGTTCGAGCGCGAACCGAGCGCTCCCACCCAGGCATATGTTTCCGAGCTCCGAGAACTCGGTGCCTCCAGTTCTCGCGAAGCCGCCGCTACTCTCGCAGGACACCACTACGTCCGATACCTCGGAGATCTGTCGGGCGGACAAGTTGTGTCCCGCCTTGTGTCGAGGGCGTACTCGATACCGTCGGAGTCGCTGAGTTTCTACTCCTTCGACATCGACAAGCCGAAGCTCTTCAAGGATTCCTACCGTACGGCGCTCGACGAGCTCCCGCTTGACGACGCCACGCGCGCTCATGCGCTCGAAGGTGCGTCGAACGCCTTCGCCCACAACACGGCGCTCTTCCGCGCGCTCGAACCAGTGGTGGCCGGATCGTCGGACGAGTAG
- a CDS encoding ferrochelatase, with translation MPSPENSAPGPVDTTPVLTPSAAGSGRVDALVLLSFGGPESPDDVMPFLENVTRGRGIPRERLEEVAEHYYHLGGKSPLNSLNLQIIDNLRAELAASGRELPVFFANRNWAPYVEDVTAELAEQKIARAAVFATSAWGGYSGCGQYHEDIARARAAVGDAAPEMIKLGQFFSTERFISTFAAATRTQLDAAIEAGERPRLVFTAHSIPISADKAAGPDEESRGLYSRQVRSAAELVAAEAGVDDFDLVWQSRSGPPQVPWLEPDIVDHATSLAEAGETSLVVCPIGFISDHVEVVWDLDNELAEECESLGVTLRRAATPGDTTEFARMVLDLLAEVETGESPARLGEVPSYGCRANGVACGTACCALFGRG, from the coding sequence TTGCCTTCGCCTGAGAACTCCGCGCCCGGCCCCGTCGACACGACACCGGTCCTCACACCATCGGCGGCCGGGTCCGGCCGCGTAGACGCCCTGGTTCTACTGTCTTTCGGAGGGCCTGAGTCGCCGGACGACGTCATGCCCTTTCTCGAGAACGTGACCCGCGGGCGCGGGATTCCCCGCGAGCGTCTCGAGGAAGTCGCCGAGCACTACTACCACCTCGGAGGCAAGAGCCCGCTCAATTCGCTCAACCTCCAGATCATCGATAACCTACGCGCGGAGTTAGCGGCCAGCGGACGTGAGCTCCCGGTATTCTTCGCCAATCGCAACTGGGCTCCGTATGTCGAGGACGTCACCGCAGAACTGGCCGAGCAAAAGATAGCCAGAGCTGCGGTATTTGCCACGTCCGCATGGGGCGGATACTCCGGTTGCGGCCAGTACCACGAGGACATCGCCCGCGCCCGCGCCGCCGTCGGCGACGCGGCACCCGAGATGATCAAACTAGGTCAGTTCTTCTCGACCGAACGCTTCATCTCCACATTCGCCGCCGCGACGAGAACGCAACTCGATGCCGCCATTGAGGCCGGCGAGCGGCCACGACTCGTTTTCACCGCACATTCCATTCCCATTTCGGCAGACAAGGCCGCTGGGCCGGACGAGGAGAGCCGCGGACTCTACAGCCGTCAAGTCCGATCTGCGGCCGAACTCGTCGCCGCCGAGGCGGGAGTGGATGATTTCGATCTCGTCTGGCAATCCCGCTCGGGGCCGCCGCAGGTTCCGTGGCTCGAACCGGACATCGTCGACCACGCGACCTCGCTCGCCGAGGCAGGGGAGACCTCGCTCGTCGTATGCCCCATAGGGTTCATCTCCGACCACGTCGAGGTCGTGTGGGACCTCGACAATGAGCTCGCCGAGGAGTGTGAGTCGCTCGGCGTCACGCTCAGGCGCGCCGCCACTCCCGGTGACACGACCGAGTTCGCTCGCATGGTGCTAGACCTTCTTGCCGAGGTAGAGACCGGCGAGAGCCCCGCACGGCTCGGAGAGGTTCCGTCTTACGGTTGCCGCGCGAACGGCGTGGCATGCGGGACCGCGTGCTGCGCCCTTTTCGGAAGGGGCTAG
- the scpA gene encoding methylmalonyl-CoA mutase — MTIPDFSSIPFRGEGTPADSDEEATPTGVWETPEGISVKRVYTKQDRDQLANPSGNATAYPVDTFPGRAPFLRGPYPTMYVNQPWTIRQYAGFSTAAESNAFYRRNLAAGQKGLSVAFDLATHRGYDSDHPRVAGDVGMAGVAIDSILDMRELFDGIDLSQVSVSMTMNGAVLPILALYIIAAEEQGVGPEQLAGTIQNDILKEFMVRNTYIYPPEPSMRIISDIFSYTSQKMPRFNSISISGYHIQEAGATADLELAYTLADGVEYIRAGLAAGLDIDAFAPRLSFFWAIGMNFSMEVAKLRAGRLLWSELVEEFSPKNPKSRSLRTHSQTSGWSLTAQDPFNNVARTCIEAMAATQGHTQSLHTNALDEALALPTDFSARIARNTQLLLQQESGNVRPIDPWAGSYYIESLTAQLADKARENIREIEEAGGMAKAIGEGIPKLRIEEAAARTQARIDSGRQPVIGINKYVVPEDQEIEVLKVENSRVRAEQIEKLKRLRAERDENACQAALDRLTEAARQPAGSSLDHNLLALAVDAARAHASGGEISDALEKVYGRHKAEIKTLSGVYRQEVVKEGAVNNVDRAVELADTFAREEGRRPRILIAKMGQDGHDRGQKVVGTAFADLGFDVDMGPLFQTPEEVARQAADNDVHAIGVSSLAAGHLTLVPALRQALADVGREDILVTVGGVIPPGDFDELREAGAAAIFPPGTVIAESAIELIGLLASDLGIDLPDSPEVTHGKGA, encoded by the coding sequence ATGACCATCCCTGACTTTTCTTCCATCCCATTCCGGGGTGAAGGCACTCCCGCCGACTCCGACGAGGAAGCCACGCCGACCGGCGTGTGGGAAACGCCCGAGGGAATCTCGGTCAAGCGTGTCTATACCAAACAGGACCGCGACCAGCTCGCGAATCCGAGCGGAAACGCAACTGCTTACCCTGTGGACACGTTCCCCGGTCGTGCGCCCTTCCTCCGCGGCCCGTATCCGACGATGTACGTAAACCAGCCGTGGACCATCCGCCAGTACGCGGGATTCTCGACTGCCGCTGAATCCAATGCCTTCTATCGTCGTAACCTCGCAGCCGGGCAGAAGGGACTTTCGGTCGCCTTTGACCTCGCGACGCACCGCGGGTACGACTCGGACCACCCGCGGGTCGCCGGCGACGTGGGTATGGCCGGTGTCGCGATCGACTCCATCCTCGATATGCGAGAGCTTTTCGACGGCATCGACCTGTCGCAGGTCTCGGTCTCAATGACGATGAATGGCGCAGTTCTCCCGATTCTGGCGCTGTATATCATCGCGGCCGAGGAACAGGGAGTCGGTCCCGAGCAGCTCGCGGGAACGATCCAGAACGACATCCTCAAAGAGTTCATGGTGCGGAATACCTATATCTACCCGCCTGAACCATCGATGCGAATCATCTCGGATATCTTCTCCTACACCTCGCAGAAGATGCCTCGATTCAATTCGATCTCGATCTCCGGCTATCACATCCAGGAAGCGGGAGCCACCGCCGATCTCGAGCTGGCCTACACACTGGCCGACGGCGTCGAATACATTCGCGCAGGCTTGGCCGCCGGACTCGATATCGACGCGTTCGCGCCTCGCCTGTCGTTCTTCTGGGCGATCGGGATGAACTTCTCCATGGAGGTCGCCAAGCTTCGGGCCGGTAGGTTGCTCTGGAGCGAGCTCGTGGAGGAATTCTCCCCGAAGAACCCGAAATCGCGCTCGCTGCGTACGCACTCCCAGACTTCGGGATGGTCGCTCACCGCCCAGGACCCATTCAACAACGTGGCGCGCACGTGCATCGAGGCGATGGCTGCAACCCAGGGTCACACCCAGTCGCTTCACACCAACGCGTTGGACGAAGCCCTCGCTTTGCCGACGGACTTCTCTGCTCGCATCGCGCGAAACACCCAGCTACTACTGCAACAGGAGTCCGGTAACGTTCGCCCCATCGATCCCTGGGCCGGCTCGTACTACATCGAGTCCCTTACCGCGCAGCTTGCCGATAAGGCGCGCGAGAACATCCGCGAGATCGAAGAGGCCGGGGGCATGGCCAAGGCCATCGGGGAGGGGATCCCCAAGCTTCGTATCGAAGAGGCCGCCGCCCGCACGCAAGCACGGATCGATTCGGGCCGTCAGCCGGTCATCGGAATCAACAAGTACGTCGTCCCCGAGGACCAGGAGATCGAGGTCCTCAAGGTCGAGAATTCTCGGGTTCGCGCCGAGCAGATCGAGAAGCTCAAGAGGCTACGGGCGGAGCGCGACGAGAACGCCTGTCAGGCCGCGCTGGATCGGCTCACGGAAGCGGCACGGCAACCTGCCGGATCCTCGCTCGATCACAATTTGCTCGCACTGGCCGTTGACGCGGCCCGCGCCCATGCCAGCGGTGGGGAAATCTCCGACGCACTGGAAAAGGTCTACGGTCGACACAAGGCGGAGATCAAAACGCTTTCAGGTGTCTACCGGCAGGAAGTCGTAAAGGAGGGCGCCGTGAATAACGTCGACCGAGCGGTCGAGCTCGCCGACACCTTCGCCAGGGAGGAGGGGCGCCGCCCCCGTATTCTCATCGCGAAGATGGGTCAGGACGGCCACGATCGCGGCCAGAAGGTCGTCGGTACCGCCTTCGCCGACTTGGGTTTCGATGTCGATATGGGTCCGCTGTTCCAGACCCCGGAAGAAGTGGCGCGCCAGGCTGCGGACAACGACGTCCACGCCATCGGCGTCTCGTCGCTTGCCGCCGGCCATCTCACGCTTGTCCCCGCCCTTCGACAGGCACTCGCGGATGTGGGTCGCGAAGATATTCTCGTGACCGTGGGCGGCGTCATCCCTCCGGGAGACTTCGACGAGCTCCGCGAGGCGGGCGCCGCCGCGATCTTCCCGCCTGGCACCGTCATCGCGGAGTCGGCGATCGAGCT
- a CDS encoding DedA family protein: MEAIRDLPFALAFGILFVIVMLRANATYWLGRAADSGGRRSRRLQERLEGKAMDRARDIMATWGVAAVPLSFLTIGLQTAINFSAGAMRMPIRRYLPAVTVGSIIWATIYATAGTVLFTVIWNAINA, translated from the coding sequence ATGGAAGCAATCCGTGACTTACCGTTCGCGCTGGCGTTCGGCATCCTGTTCGTGATCGTCATGCTGCGCGCCAACGCCACCTATTGGCTCGGACGCGCGGCCGACAGCGGTGGCCGCAGGTCCCGGCGCCTGCAAGAGCGCCTCGAGGGAAAGGCGATGGATCGCGCCCGCGACATCATGGCGACATGGGGCGTGGCGGCGGTCCCGTTATCCTTTCTCACCATCGGCCTGCAGACAGCGATCAATTTCTCTGCCGGCGCGATGCGTATGCCGATTCGCCGTTACCTCCCTGCGGTGACGGTCGGCTCCATCATCTGGGCCACCATCTACGCCACCGCGGGAACAGTGCTCTTCACTGTGATTTGGAACGCAATCAATGCTTAG